A window of Candidatus Saccharibacteria bacterium contains these coding sequences:
- a CDS encoding vitamin B12-dependent ribonucleotide reductase, whose amino-acid sequence MAQNTAAALEVERFFTKEGVHPYDMLTWVKRDSEIINPGTGKAVFSQKGVEFPDFWSQNAINIVAQKYFHGTPGTKGREGSLRQLVDRVADTITKYGYEHGYFLDEQEADVFNSELKYILATQRAAFNSPVWFNIGTPDRSQQASACFILKVEDTMPSILNWYTEEGIIFKGGSGAGLNISSIRSSKEPLSSSGGRASGPLSFMRGADSSAGAIKSGGKTRRAAKMVILNVDHPDIREFIWCKAREERKAHVLQEAGFDMGLNGEDSISIQYQNANNSVRVTDDFMQAVENDSDWDLVGVKDGRVHDTVSARALFREIAEAAWQCADPGMQFDTTINDWHTTPNAGRINGSNPCSEYMHLDNSACNLASLNLLKFLGDDGSFDVDAFRHTTATIFLAQEILVGYSEYPTAGITKNARAYRELGIGYANLGALLMAQGLPYDSAEGRAQAAAITALLTGHSYATSARAAKRVEPFDGYAKDRDGMLRVLRKHREAVGDIDASLVSEDLLQAAAEAWDEAVELGTKYGVRNSQASVLAPTGTIGFMMDCDTTGIEPDFSLTKFKNLVGGGSMVIVNQTIPRALQRLGYDQQQADAIVAHIHEHGNVIGAPHLKKDHYDVFACAVGENAIHYNGHIKMMGAVQPFISGAISKTVNMPENVTVEDVEQLHLDSWKLGLKAVAIYRDNCKAWQPLSGGKKDKGVKKGSEESVAAAVAAEITEIVTKPMGARREMPRTRASKTFEFHVSELHGFFTVGEYEDGTPGEIFITVAKMGSTMAGLMDAFGRSISYGLQYGVPLKAYVRGMSNTAFAPAGLTDDPEVRTASSIVDYIFRRMAVEYLSLDDRLELGLASLEDLEAEMTKAQTSLLDQPSESTTGDLKSEADAAQKPAKKSDQAPVAQAQPAVAPSLAAQKATGVQTHQSVAESSAPLCSNCGNQTQRAGSCYVCTSCGSTSGCS is encoded by the coding sequence ATGGCACAAAATACTGCAGCTGCGCTCGAGGTAGAGCGCTTCTTCACCAAAGAGGGGGTCCACCCGTACGACATGCTCACCTGGGTCAAGCGTGATTCAGAAATTATCAATCCCGGCACGGGCAAGGCAGTATTTTCGCAAAAAGGCGTCGAATTCCCGGATTTCTGGAGTCAGAACGCCATCAACATCGTCGCTCAGAAGTACTTCCACGGCACGCCCGGCACCAAGGGCCGTGAAGGTTCGCTGCGCCAGCTCGTCGACCGCGTGGCCGACACTATCACCAAGTACGGATACGAGCACGGCTATTTTCTGGATGAGCAGGAGGCCGATGTCTTCAATTCCGAGCTGAAATACATCCTGGCCACCCAGCGCGCCGCCTTCAACAGTCCGGTTTGGTTCAATATCGGTACGCCCGACCGCAGCCAGCAGGCAAGCGCCTGTTTCATCCTCAAGGTTGAGGACACCATGCCCTCGATCCTCAACTGGTACACCGAGGAAGGCATCATCTTCAAGGGTGGCTCCGGTGCCGGCCTGAACATCAGCTCCATCCGTTCATCAAAAGAGCCGCTGAGCTCCAGTGGCGGCCGCGCCTCAGGCCCGCTTAGCTTCATGCGCGGTGCCGACTCCAGCGCCGGCGCCATCAAGAGCGGCGGCAAGACCCGCCGTGCTGCCAAGATGGTCATCCTTAATGTCGACCACCCGGACATCCGCGAGTTCATCTGGTGCAAGGCCCGCGAAGAGCGCAAGGCGCACGTCCTGCAGGAAGCCGGCTTCGACATGGGCCTCAACGGCGAGGACTCCATTTCTATCCAGTATCAGAACGCCAACAACTCCGTCCGCGTCACCGACGACTTCATGCAGGCCGTCGAGAACGATAGCGACTGGGACCTGGTCGGCGTCAAGGACGGCCGTGTCCACGACACTGTCAGCGCCCGTGCTCTCTTCCGCGAGATCGCCGAGGCTGCCTGGCAGTGCGCCGACCCCGGCATGCAGTTCGACACCACCATCAACGACTGGCACACCACCCCTAACGCCGGCCGCATTAACGGCAGTAACCCATGCTCCGAGTACATGCACCTCGACAACTCAGCCTGTAACCTGGCCAGCCTCAATCTGCTCAAGTTCCTTGGGGATGATGGCAGCTTCGACGTCGACGCCTTCCGCCACACCACCGCCACCATCTTCCTGGCACAGGAAATCCTGGTTGGCTACTCCGAATACCCGACCGCCGGCATCACCAAGAACGCCCGCGCCTACCGTGAACTTGGTATCGGCTACGCCAACCTCGGCGCACTGCTGATGGCCCAGGGCCTGCCATACGACAGCGCCGAAGGCCGCGCCCAGGCTGCTGCCATCACCGCGCTGCTTACCGGCCACTCCTACGCCACCAGCGCCCGGGCCGCCAAGCGGGTCGAACCGTTCGACGGCTACGCAAAAGATCGCGATGGCATGCTGCGCGTCCTGCGCAAGCATCGTGAGGCCGTCGGCGACATCGATGCCAGCCTCGTCAGCGAAGACCTGCTCCAGGCCGCTGCCGAAGCCTGGGACGAAGCCGTTGAGCTTGGCACCAAGTACGGCGTCCGCAACTCCCAGGCCAGCGTCCTGGCCCCGACCGGCACCATCGGCTTCATGATGGACTGCGACACCACCGGTATCGAGCCAGATTTCTCCCTGACCAAGTTCAAGAACCTGGTCGGCGGCGGTTCGATGGTCATCGTCAACCAGACCATCCCGCGTGCCCTGCAGCGCCTGGGCTACGACCAGCAGCAGGCTGACGCCATCGTGGCCCACATCCACGAGCACGGCAACGTCATCGGCGCCCCGCACCTCAAAAAAGACCACTACGACGTCTTTGCCTGCGCCGTCGGCGAAAACGCCATCCACTACAACGGCCACATCAAGATGATGGGCGCCGTCCAGCCGTTCATCTCCGGTGCCATCAGTAAGACCGTCAACATGCCCGAGAACGTCACCGTCGAAGACGTCGAGCAGCTCCATCTCGATTCCTGGAAACTCGGCCTCAAGGCCGTTGCCATCTACCGCGACAACTGCAAGGCCTGGCAGCCACTGAGCGGGGGCAAAAAGGACAAGGGTGTCAAGAAGGGCAGTGAGGAATCGGTTGCCGCAGCCGTTGCCGCCGAGATCACCGAGATCGTCACCAAGCCCATGGGTGCCCGCCGCGAAATGCCGCGTACCCGCGCAAGTAAGACCTTCGAGTTCCACGTCAGCGAACTCCACGGCTTCTTCACCGTCGGTGAGTACGAGGACGGCACCCCTGGTGAGATCTTCATCACCGTCGCCAAGATGGGCTCGACCATGGCCGGCCTGATGGATGCCTTTGGCCGCTCCATCAGCTACGGCCTGCAGTACGGCGTGCCGCTTAAGGCCTACGTCCGCGGCATGAGCAACACCGCCTTCGCCCCGGCCGGCCTGACCGACGACCCGGAGGTCCGTACCGCCAGCTCCATCGTCGACTATATCTTCCGCCGCATGGCCGTCGAGTACCTCTCGCTCGATGACCGCCTCGAGCTCGGCCTGGCCAGCCTCGAAGACCTGGAAGCCGAGATGACCAAGGCGCAAACCAGCCTGCTGGATCAGCCTTCCGAAAGCACCACCGGCGACCTCAAATCAGAGGCGGATGCCGCCCAGAAGCCGGCCAAAAAGTCAGATCAGGCCCCGGTCGCCCAGGCCCAGCCGGCAGTCGCCCCCAGCCTGGCTGCGCAAAAAGCCACTGGTGTACAGACCCACCAGAGCGTCGCCGAAAGCTCAGCGCCACTCTGCAGCAACTGCGGCAACCAGACCCAGCGTGCCGGCAGCTGCTATGTCTGCACCTCCTGTGGCAGTACGAGCGGTTGCTCGTAA
- the rpsU gene encoding 30S ribosomal protein S21, with translation MITVTRKDSNEANENLIRRFSRKVQQSGVVATVKSLQYFEKPMSKTERRKKAIVRRARKAEKTRRIRLGLR, from the coding sequence ATGATTACAGTGACAAGAAAAGACAGTAACGAGGCTAACGAGAACCTGATTCGCCGCTTCAGCCGCAAAGTACAGCAGTCCGGCGTCGTCGCCACCGTTAAGAGCCTGCAATATTTCGAGAAACCGATGAGCAAGACCGAGCGCCGCAAAAAGGCGATTGTGCGTCGTGCCCGCAAGGCCGAGAAGACCCGCCGCATCCGTCTTGGTCTGCGCTAG
- a CDS encoding nucleoside monophosphate kinase — protein MILFFGPPGAGKSVQGQLLAARHGWRWLSSGQLLRDKHDPELAAQLATGTLTDAETVNQVVGEALKRSRDIEHVIVDGYPRQLGQAKWLIDHQPEHERAIALVIILEVPKDELVRRLKLRGRTDDTESIIEERLHIYRTEIYPILTYLTEQKIHIAHIDGNDTVGQVHDKIEAEVEAVFGTKDDESDDADAS, from the coding sequence ATGATTCTATTTTTTGGCCCGCCCGGTGCCGGCAAGAGCGTACAAGGACAGCTACTGGCCGCCCGGCACGGCTGGCGCTGGCTGAGTTCCGGCCAGCTGCTGCGCGACAAGCATGACCCCGAACTGGCCGCCCAGCTGGCAACAGGCACGCTGACCGATGCCGAAACGGTCAACCAGGTCGTGGGTGAAGCCCTGAAGCGCTCGCGCGACATCGAACACGTCATCGTCGACGGCTATCCACGCCAGCTGGGGCAGGCCAAGTGGCTGATTGATCACCAGCCGGAGCATGAACGGGCCATTGCCCTGGTCATCATCCTTGAAGTGCCGAAGGATGAACTGGTCCGCCGCTTAAAGCTCCGCGGCCGGACCGACGACACAGAAAGCATCATCGAGGAGCGCCTTCACATCTACCGCACCGAAATCTATCCGATCCTGACCTATCTGACCGAGCAGAAAATCCATATCGCCCATATCGACGGCAACGACACAGTCGGCCAGGTGCACGACAAGATCGAAGCCGAAGTCGAGGCGGTCTTCGGCACGAAGGATGACGAAAGCGACGATGCTGACGCGAGTTAA
- the ftsA gene encoding cell division protein FtsA, protein MQENGHYIVGLDVGTTKVRCVVGYEDPGTPGINVIGSGEARNSGGMRKGVVVNIVNTAQAIDKALDAAERMSGFEVHAATVSINGAHITGMSSRGVVAAGAHGHEISEEDLARVLDAATIVQMPANQEILQTTPRSFQLDGQDNIKDPVGMQGMRLEVDAHVITALAPNVRNLEKAVEMTKTSPRGLAVSSLAAARAVLNEQHIENGVVLIDLGGTTTNIAVFEDGDLQHVAVLPVGSVNITNDLAIGLRTDLAVAEQIKLEHAIGGHRPEKEQGKKVGVTHDNEKHEFDIDEIDMIVGARLEEIFEMIDGELATIKRAGKLPGGAVLTGGGALMKGIELTAREHLRMSARIATLQAGLTDVSGVVHQADYAVAVGLMLLDSESGGTLTPAGGAKAKPISKTSGGGGGGLVKSLGGFLKKLKP, encoded by the coding sequence ATGCAAGAAAATGGCCACTACATCGTCGGCCTGGATGTCGGCACTACCAAAGTACGCTGCGTCGTCGGCTACGAAGACCCGGGCACTCCCGGTATCAATGTCATCGGTAGTGGGGAAGCCAGGAACAGCGGCGGCATGCGCAAAGGCGTCGTCGTCAATATCGTCAACACTGCCCAGGCAATCGATAAGGCGCTTGACGCCGCCGAACGCATGAGCGGTTTTGAAGTCCATGCTGCGACGGTCAGTATCAACGGTGCGCACATCACCGGCATGAGCAGCCGGGGTGTCGTCGCCGCCGGGGCCCATGGCCACGAAATTTCCGAAGAAGACCTGGCGCGGGTCCTGGATGCTGCCACTATCGTCCAGATGCCAGCCAACCAGGAAATCCTCCAGACCACCCCGCGCAGTTTCCAGCTGGACGGCCAGGATAACATCAAGGATCCCGTCGGTATGCAGGGCATGCGGCTTGAGGTTGATGCCCATGTAATTACGGCGTTGGCCCCGAATGTCCGGAACTTGGAAAAAGCAGTTGAAATGACGAAGACTAGTCCGCGGGGCCTGGCTGTTTCGAGCCTGGCAGCCGCCCGGGCTGTATTGAATGAGCAACATATCGAAAATGGCGTCGTGCTGATCGACCTTGGCGGCACTACTACTAACATCGCCGTCTTTGAAGACGGCGACCTGCAGCACGTGGCTGTCCTGCCGGTCGGCAGCGTCAATATCACCAACGACCTGGCCATCGGCCTGCGTACCGACCTGGCCGTGGCTGAGCAGATCAAACTTGAGCACGCCATCGGCGGCCACCGCCCGGAAAAAGAGCAGGGCAAGAAAGTCGGCGTCACGCACGACAATGAAAAGCATGAGTTTGACATTGATGAGATTGACATGATCGTCGGCGCCCGCCTGGAAGAAATCTTCGAGATGATCGATGGCGAACTGGCCACCATCAAGCGCGCCGGCAAGCTGCCGGGCGGTGCCGTCCTGACCGGCGGTGGCGCCCTGATGAAGGGTATCGAGCTGACCGCCCGTGAGCACCTGCGCATGTCGGCCCGTATTGCCACGCTCCAGGCCGGTTTGACCGATGTCAGCGGCGTCGTCCACCAGGCCGATTACGCCGTGGCCGTCGGTCTGATGCTCCTCGACAGCGAATCCGGTGGCACCCTCACGCCCGCCGGCGGTGCCAAGGCCAAGCCGATCAGCAAGACCAGCGGCGGCGGTGGGGGCGGGCTCGTCAAATCCCTCGGCGGCTTCTTGAAGAAGCTGAAGCCGTAG
- the map gene encoding type I methionyl aminopeptidase — translation MLTRVKTAAEIAAMRESGRMLATVHAEIKKFVRPGCSGLDVSELCKRELKGMGATAPFLGYLGFPDVICISVNDEVVHGIPNAIPFKENDLVSFDFGVTYQGMITDSAFSMLIGKKAMSNPNNKQVIALMQATEASLDAGIEVVRAGARIGDIGAAVQEVLDAGRYGIVRELVGHGVGHQVHEDPDIPNYGRGGTGMELKAGMTIAIEPMATLGDRRVLLDADEWTVRTRDGSLAAHFEHTVLVTPAGAEVLTRLG, via the coding sequence ATGCTGACGCGAGTTAAGACTGCGGCTGAAATCGCGGCCATGCGCGAAAGCGGGCGGATGCTCGCGACCGTCCACGCTGAAATTAAAAAGTTTGTGCGGCCCGGTTGCAGTGGCCTGGACGTCTCCGAATTGTGCAAACGCGAGCTCAAAGGCATGGGTGCCACGGCGCCGTTTCTGGGGTACCTCGGCTTCCCTGATGTCATTTGTATCTCGGTGAACGACGAGGTTGTGCACGGTATTCCTAACGCTATCCCGTTCAAAGAGAACGACCTGGTCAGTTTTGATTTTGGCGTGACGTACCAGGGCATGATCACCGACTCGGCGTTCAGTATGCTCATCGGCAAGAAGGCCATGAGCAACCCGAACAACAAGCAGGTAATCGCCCTGATGCAGGCAACCGAAGCCTCGCTGGACGCGGGTATCGAAGTTGTTCGCGCCGGCGCACGCATCGGCGACATCGGCGCAGCCGTCCAGGAAGTGCTGGACGCCGGCCGGTATGGCATCGTCCGCGAACTGGTCGGTCATGGGGTGGGGCATCAGGTGCATGAGGACCCCGACATTCCAAATTACGGACGGGGAGGTACCGGCATGGAGCTCAAGGCCGGCATGACCATCGCTATCGAACCGATGGCAACGCTCGGCGACCGCCGTGTCCTGCTTGATGCCGACGAATGGACCGTCCGTACCCGCGACGGCAGCCTGGCCGCCCATTTCGAACATACCGTACTTGTCACGCCGGCCGGCGCGGAAGTCCTAACCCGCTTGGGGTAG
- a CDS encoding GatB/YqeY domain-containing protein, which produces MSLKERLDADIKRTMLAGERDKADVLRGLKSAILYEEVAQKSRDTGLDDAAIEKVVARECKKREEAAALYDKGGSPDRAAKERSERDILSAYLPAQLDDAALDAEVSAAIADQGQDAHVGKLIGAVKARVGNSADGARIAAAVQRALKG; this is translated from the coding sequence ATGAGTCTTAAAGAACGTCTCGACGCCGACATCAAACGAACTATGCTGGCCGGAGAGCGCGACAAGGCTGATGTTCTGCGTGGACTGAAAAGCGCCATCCTCTATGAAGAAGTAGCCCAAAAGAGCCGTGACACCGGCCTGGATGATGCTGCCATCGAAAAAGTAGTGGCCCGCGAATGCAAGAAGCGCGAAGAAGCCGCTGCGCTTTATGACAAGGGTGGTAGCCCTGACCGTGCCGCCAAGGAGCGCAGCGAGCGCGACATTCTGTCGGCATATCTGCCGGCCCAGCTTGACGACGCCGCACTTGATGCCGAGGTGTCTGCCGCTATCGCCGACCAGGGCCAGGATGCCCACGTCGGCAAGCTCATCGGAGCGGTCAAGGCCCGCGTCGGCAACAGTGCCGATGGTGCCCGCATCGCCGCCGCAGTCCAGCGCGCCCTGAAAGGCTAA
- a CDS encoding SGNH/GDSL hydrolase family protein produces the protein MQMPRTYTLRSVMGRTGVRTMRRRVLGIVTAIILLLAAVAWPVAVKAVEASAEAPVQTSLGAFNVEALYAAGDTSVTAGSCNPGDHVATSLKTVEDGIVSGQVKRQGMLDWYAPICGPSGMTVARDGTVYVYQAQDLGLAQNRRLAAYRGGELIHAPQAVEVCEGLTGPGRWGELLYPTEGADNSLYFLAGGNVGCEAPQAKLVALNTDTGEVKFTVPLLAGGGGQGEPYAHIFPSRSGFAVLDGPTLRFFGLDGSEQVNSRKPVEGARIVETRSNGEGRIYLRLNPVTPVVNDCKADTEIIYYDINGSSGTITTDNCVFKTGSMAPAPGDGLVLMGGRGDGPDTFDDRLIKYDAAGKQVFSRSLNRFDVYSEHKVGRPRVDSHGNTVLLSTGKHGSTGDEHVVVSVVDPTGADRTIVFTTLDWSTEAYDNFRTGMNFSLALTPGRAHIATCHYNQPTFTSCSEAADVSLTSIPVVGLGAEYPASDFMKPLARYAALGDGYAAGDGVPGFIPPSGENGCHRSNRAFARQLADDSGLGLGLRAFVACSGSTTSDIINGGLKEGESQLKALDEPTSLVTLTAGASDVGYREFLRTCVSAGNCLQAGLNGATMRKIESELPGRLDALYAAIKARAGVNGATRVLVVGYPTAVTDPRTETLCADFTNPERNAAMHITASLNASVRTAVERAGAPFEFVDAAGTDSPFATHLPCTADSYFNDNGNLPAVVMFPDEEGQAAYARLLRSRLVKTAQ, from the coding sequence ATGCAGATGCCAAGGACTTACACACTACGTTCCGTAATGGGGAGGACGGGGGTGCGCACGATGCGGCGGCGGGTGCTGGGCATCGTGACGGCGATTATCCTGCTACTGGCGGCAGTGGCGTGGCCGGTGGCCGTGAAGGCGGTGGAGGCGTCGGCTGAAGCGCCGGTGCAGACCTCGCTGGGGGCGTTCAACGTGGAGGCGCTGTATGCGGCCGGCGATACCTCGGTGACGGCGGGTTCGTGCAACCCGGGCGACCATGTGGCGACCAGCCTTAAGACGGTGGAGGATGGCATCGTCAGCGGCCAGGTGAAGCGCCAGGGCATGCTGGACTGGTATGCGCCGATCTGCGGACCGAGCGGCATGACGGTCGCCCGGGACGGCACGGTATATGTCTATCAGGCCCAGGATCTTGGCCTCGCCCAGAACCGCCGGCTGGCGGCGTACCGGGGTGGCGAGTTGATTCATGCGCCGCAGGCCGTCGAAGTCTGCGAAGGGCTGACCGGACCAGGCCGCTGGGGCGAACTGCTGTACCCGACCGAAGGGGCTGACAACAGCCTGTACTTCCTGGCCGGCGGCAATGTGGGCTGCGAAGCGCCGCAGGCCAAGCTCGTGGCTTTGAATACTGATACTGGTGAGGTGAAATTCACGGTGCCGCTGCTGGCTGGCGGTGGCGGACAGGGTGAGCCGTACGCCCATATCTTCCCGAGCCGGAGCGGTTTCGCGGTACTGGACGGCCCGACGCTGCGCTTCTTTGGGCTGGATGGCAGCGAGCAGGTCAACAGCCGCAAGCCGGTGGAGGGGGCGCGTATCGTTGAGACGCGGAGTAACGGCGAGGGGCGGATCTATCTGCGGCTGAACCCGGTGACGCCGGTGGTGAATGACTGCAAGGCCGATACGGAAATCATTTATTATGACATCAACGGCAGTTCGGGCACCATCACGACTGATAACTGCGTGTTCAAGACCGGCTCGATGGCGCCGGCGCCGGGAGACGGCCTGGTGCTGATGGGTGGCCGCGGGGACGGGCCCGACACCTTTGATGACCGGCTGATCAAGTATGATGCGGCGGGCAAACAGGTCTTCTCGCGCAGTCTCAACCGGTTTGACGTGTATAGCGAACACAAGGTCGGCCGGCCGCGGGTCGACAGCCATGGCAACACGGTACTGCTGAGTACTGGCAAGCACGGCAGCACTGGCGATGAGCATGTGGTGGTCAGCGTGGTTGATCCGACGGGTGCGGACCGCACCATCGTCTTTACGACGCTTGATTGGTCGACTGAGGCGTACGACAATTTCCGCACCGGCATGAACTTCTCGCTGGCGCTGACACCGGGGCGGGCGCACATTGCTACCTGTCATTATAACCAGCCGACGTTTACCAGTTGTTCGGAGGCGGCGGATGTCTCGCTGACGTCGATACCGGTAGTGGGGCTGGGCGCGGAGTATCCGGCATCAGATTTCATGAAGCCGCTGGCGCGCTATGCGGCGCTGGGTGACGGCTATGCGGCGGGCGATGGCGTACCAGGCTTCATTCCGCCAAGTGGCGAGAACGGCTGTCACCGCAGCAACCGGGCGTTTGCGCGGCAGCTGGCGGATGACAGTGGCCTGGGTCTGGGGCTACGGGCCTTCGTGGCGTGCTCCGGTTCGACGACCAGCGACATCATCAACGGTGGACTGAAGGAAGGCGAGAGCCAGCTGAAGGCACTGGACGAGCCGACCAGCCTGGTGACCCTGACGGCCGGCGCCAGCGATGTAGGGTACCGTGAGTTCCTGCGCACCTGCGTCTCGGCGGGAAATTGCCTGCAGGCAGGCCTGAACGGTGCCACTATGCGCAAGATCGAATCGGAATTGCCGGGCCGGCTGGACGCGCTGTATGCGGCCATTAAGGCGCGGGCCGGTGTCAACGGAGCGACGAGAGTGCTGGTGGTGGGGTATCCGACGGCGGTGACGGATCCGCGGACGGAGACGCTGTGTGCGGACTTCACTAATCCGGAGCGGAATGCAGCCATGCACATCACCGCTTCGCTGAACGCCTCTGTCAGGACGGCAGTGGAGCGGGCGGGTGCGCCGTTCGAGTTCGTGGACGCGGCCGGTACCGACTCGCCGTTCGCTACCCATCTGCCGTGTACGGCGGACAGCTACTTCAATGATAATGGCAATCTGCCAGCCGTCGTGATGTTCCCGGACGAAGAGGGGCAGGCGGCTTACGCCCGACTGCTGCGCAGCCGGTTGGTAAAAACGGCGCAATAA
- the ftsZ gene encoding cell division protein FtsZ, producing the protein MPEVTPSDIQTFAAIKVVGVGGAGGSAINRMVEAGVQGVQFIAVNTDAQALHNSKADVKIHIGRGTTRGLGAGADPSVGQHAAEESREEIKKAIDGADMLFITLGAGGGTGSGAGHVVADIARELGILVVGVATKPFSFEGEKRRTNAEWAISRLGHSVDTLITIPNDRLLQTIDRRTPLLETFKIADDVLRQGVSGISELITEHGLINLDFADVKTIMSRAGSALMGIGRASGDNRAALAAQQAIESPLLEVSIDGARGVLFNITGGYDMSMHEVNEAAEVITNAVAPDANIIFGATLKPELEDEVIITVIATGFDAAYFQQQEETPAPTAHSAPHAEPAPVSAATADEPQPIDESQLDQEEIEEIDMDIDKHDAEPVKKITDEDDIPKGNIWNYDDEADTPAFLRRKKK; encoded by the coding sequence ATGCCTGAAGTAACACCATCCGATATCCAAACCTTCGCCGCCATCAAAGTCGTCGGTGTCGGCGGCGCCGGCGGCTCCGCCATCAACCGCATGGTTGAAGCCGGCGTCCAGGGCGTCCAGTTCATTGCCGTCAATACTGACGCGCAGGCGCTGCACAACTCCAAAGCCGACGTCAAGATCCACATCGGCCGCGGCACCACCCGGGGCCTGGGTGCCGGTGCCGACCCAAGCGTCGGCCAGCACGCAGCCGAAGAATCACGCGAAGAAATCAAAAAGGCTATCGATGGTGCTGATATGCTCTTCATTACGCTCGGTGCCGGCGGTGGCACCGGTTCCGGTGCCGGTCATGTAGTGGCCGATATCGCCCGCGAACTCGGCATTCTCGTCGTCGGCGTCGCCACTAAGCCCTTCAGCTTCGAGGGTGAGAAGCGCCGCACCAACGCCGAATGGGCCATCTCCCGCCTCGGCCACTCGGTCGACACGCTTATTACCATCCCCAATGACCGTCTGCTGCAGACCATCGATCGCCGCACGCCGCTGCTCGAGACTTTCAAGATTGCTGATGACGTCCTGCGCCAGGGTGTTTCCGGCATCTCGGAGCTGATCACCGAACACGGCCTGATCAACCTCGACTTCGCCGACGTCAAAACCATCATGAGCCGCGCCGGCTCCGCCCTGATGGGTATCGGCCGCGCCAGCGGCGACAACCGTGCCGCCCTGGCCGCCCAGCAGGCAATCGAGTCACCGCTGCTTGAAGTATCCATCGATGGTGCCCGCGGCGTCCTCTTCAACATCACCGGCGGCTATGACATGTCCATGCACGAGGTCAACGAAGCTGCCGAGGTCATCACCAACGCCGTCGCGCCCGACGCCAATATCATCTTTGGCGCCACCCTCAAGCCTGAACTCGAAGATGAGGTCATCATCACCGTCATCGCTACCGGCTTTGATGCCGCCTACTTCCAGCAGCAGGAGGAGACACCAGCTCCGACCGCCCACTCTGCACCGCACGCCGAGCCGGCACCTGTGTCTGCCGCTACTGCCGATGAGCCGCAGCCCATCGACGAATCCCAGCTCGACCAGGAAGAAATCGAAGAAATCGACATGGACATCGACAAGCACGATGCCGAGCCGGTCAAGAAAATCACCGACGAAGACGACATCCCCAAGGGTAACATCTGGAACTACGACGACGAGGCTGACACGCCAGCCTTCCTGCGGCGCAAAAAGAAGTAG
- the nrdR gene encoding transcriptional repressor NrdR, whose amino-acid sequence MKCPKCQTIASKVVESRDVADGDSIRRRRECLKCDYRYTTYERIERPNLAVVKKDGKRELFDRDKLLAAIHRSVGKYFQSELEIEAIVARVEETLYGRGSQEVVSSEIGDLVLGQLAGCNKVAYVRFASVYKDFRSLDEFEAVLHQLRAA is encoded by the coding sequence GTGAAATGTCCAAAATGTCAGACCATCGCATCCAAAGTGGTTGAATCGCGTGATGTCGCCGATGGCGACTCTATCCGGCGCCGCCGCGAATGCCTGAAGTGCGACTACCGCTATACGACCTACGAGCGTATCGAGCGGCCGAATCTCGCCGTCGTAAAGAAAGACGGCAAGCGGGAGCTGTTCGACCGCGACAAGCTGCTGGCTGCCATCCACCGTTCGGTGGGGAAGTATTTCCAGTCAGAGTTGGAGATCGAAGCGATTGTCGCCCGGGTGGAAGAGACACTCTATGGCAGAGGGAGCCAAGAGGTCGTCTCGTCAGAAATCGGTGATCTGGTACTTGGCCAGCTGGCCGGCTGCAACAAGGTGGCGTACGTCCGGTTCGCCAGTGTCTACAAGGATTTCCGTAGCCTGGATGAATTCGAAGCCGTGCTGCACCAGTTGCGCGCCGCCTAG